One segment of Candidatus Bipolaricaulota bacterium DNA contains the following:
- the rsmD gene encoding 16S rRNA (guanine(966)-N(2))-methyltransferase RsmD: MRIISGSRKGRKLVDWEDAGIRPMRDFVRSALYNIISDLVPDARFLDLFAGTGSVGLEALSRGARECAFVDSSPEACAIVRRNLDRLGLIPKAQVIQADYQDGIARLARRGRRFDLVFVGPPYGRGLAARALALLGVGEIVAKGAIVATEVYKKEELAPAYGGLTRIDSRTYGDNTLHFYEMGAKG; this comes from the coding sequence ATGCGGATCATAAGCGGATCGAGGAAGGGGAGGAAGCTCGTCGATTGGGAGGATGCGGGAATTCGTCCGATGCGTGATTTCGTGCGCAGTGCACTCTACAACATCATCTCCGACCTCGTCCCCGATGCTCGTTTCCTCGATTTGTTCGCCGGGACGGGGAGCGTGGGGTTGGAGGCGCTGTCGCGCGGGGCGCGCGAGTGCGCGTTCGTCGATTCCTCCCCGGAGGCGTGCGCGATCGTCCGCCGCAACCTGGACCGGCTCGGGCTCATCCCCAAAGCGCAGGTGATCCAGGCTGATTATCAGGACGGGATCGCCCGTCTTGCCCGCCGGGGGCGGAGGTTCGACCTCGTCTTCGTCGGTCCGCCGTACGGGCGAGGGCTCGCCGCCCGCGCCCTTGCCCTCCTCGGCGTGGGGGAGATCGTCGCGAAGGGGGCGATCGTGGCGACCGAGGTGTACAAGAAGGAGGAGCTCGCCCCCGCTTACGGTGGGCTGACGCGGATCGATTCCCGCACCTACGGGGATAACACTCTCCACTTCTACGAGATGGGAGCGAAGGGCTAA
- a CDS encoding HAD family hydrolase, with product MKFTGLSTVVFDLDGTLCRYKMGTAEAIAATLERTGLSPDVLGPTEDAAIRYLELWHEEEQRESDIPFRTRIWTRLLHEHGIDDPGLAAALGNTYVEIRLPSLELEPVALRLLSSLRARYRLGLLTNGPSEMQWPKIERFGLTRYFDAVLVAGDVGIYKPDPRVFSLLLSQLGAAATGAVYVGNSYEMDVVGAKAAGMHSIWVRTDGEAAGDSIRPDLEIDRLERLEEVL from the coding sequence ATGAAATTCACCGGGCTCAGCACCGTCGTGTTCGACCTCGATGGGACCCTGTGCCGCTACAAGATGGGGACCGCGGAGGCGATCGCTGCAACCCTGGAACGGACCGGGCTTTCGCCCGACGTGCTCGGCCCGACGGAGGACGCCGCCATCCGCTACCTCGAGTTATGGCACGAAGAAGAGCAGCGTGAATCGGATATCCCGTTCCGGACGCGGATCTGGACCCGCCTCCTCCATGAGCATGGGATCGACGATCCCGGGCTCGCCGCCGCATTGGGGAATACGTACGTCGAGATTCGCCTCCCGTCCCTGGAACTAGAGCCGGTCGCTCTTCGGCTCCTGTCCTCACTCCGGGCCCGCTACCGGCTCGGCCTGCTCACGAACGGGCCGAGCGAGATGCAGTGGCCGAAGATCGAGCGGTTCGGACTGACGCGCTACTTCGACGCGGTCCTTGTCGCGGGAGACGTCGGGATCTACAAGCCCGACCCGCGCGTCTTCTCCCTCCTCCTCTCCCAGCTGGGAGCAGCGGCCACGGGCGCGGTCTACGTCGGAAATTCCTACGAGATGGACGTCGTCGGAGCAAAGGCGGCCGGAATGCACTCGATCTGGGTGAGGACGGACGGGGAAGCGGCGGGTGATTCGATCCGCCCTGACCTTGAGATCGACCGTCTCGAACGATTGGAGGAGGTATTGTGA
- a CDS encoding FAD-dependent oxidoreductase, with protein sequence MKEFDVAIIGAGPAGLFAAEVLAKSGLKTVLIDRGADPKKRTHIAFGVGGAGAFSDGKLNLTPKIGGDPESIGRTPEEIQRYIDRIDAAFTAFGAPEKYSGDDAASLGELKQTASRYGIEFIPGRQRHMGTTAVREVVDRFYHHLREQGIEASLENKIERIERRDDRFVLHGREEISARYLIAAPGRAGAYWLREEATRLGITTEYGPIDVGVRVEFPAELYTPIERVMYDAKFRVRTPTYDDMVRTFCTNPRGFVVREQYKEFSLVNGHAENKLKTENTNFALLSHIELTDPVEDTTEYGRAIAKLATTIGGGRPIIQRLKDLTQGRRSTAERLRRATITPTLTDATPGDISMALPDRVVVNLVEGLEQLDNIIPGLTTDNTLVYAPEIKFYDTRYPVTHEMETAVPGFFVVGDASGHSRGIVYSAVTGMIAAEAIKERAAD encoded by the coding sequence GTGAAGGAATTCGACGTTGCCATCATCGGGGCGGGACCGGCCGGGCTGTTCGCGGCCGAGGTCCTGGCAAAGAGCGGTCTCAAGACCGTGCTCATCGACCGGGGGGCAGACCCGAAGAAACGGACTCACATCGCGTTTGGGGTCGGAGGCGCAGGGGCGTTCTCCGACGGGAAGCTGAACCTCACCCCGAAGATCGGGGGGGATCCGGAGAGCATCGGGCGGACCCCGGAGGAGATCCAACGCTACATCGACCGGATCGACGCCGCCTTCACCGCGTTCGGGGCGCCGGAGAAGTACTCCGGAGATGACGCCGCTTCCCTGGGGGAGCTGAAGCAGACGGCGAGCCGGTACGGGATCGAATTCATCCCGGGGCGCCAGCGCCACATGGGGACCACGGCGGTGCGGGAGGTGGTCGACCGGTTCTATCATCACCTCCGGGAACAGGGGATCGAGGCATCGCTCGAGAACAAGATCGAACGGATCGAGCGACGGGATGACCGGTTCGTCCTGCACGGCCGCGAGGAGATCTCCGCGCGCTACCTGATCGCCGCGCCGGGGCGCGCCGGGGCGTACTGGCTGCGGGAGGAGGCGACCCGGCTCGGGATCACGACCGAGTACGGACCGATCGACGTCGGTGTCAGGGTCGAGTTCCCGGCCGAGCTGTACACCCCGATCGAGCGGGTGATGTACGACGCCAAGTTTCGGGTGCGCACTCCCACTTACGACGACATGGTCCGCACATTCTGCACCAACCCGCGCGGGTTCGTGGTGCGGGAGCAGTACAAGGAGTTCTCGCTCGTGAACGGCCACGCCGAGAACAAGCTGAAGACGGAGAACACGAACTTCGCGCTTCTGTCCCACATCGAGCTCACCGACCCGGTGGAGGACACGACCGAATACGGCCGGGCGATCGCCAAGCTGGCGACGACGATCGGGGGCGGACGGCCGATCATCCAACGGCTGAAGGACCTGACCCAGGGGCGGCGCTCGACCGCGGAGCGGCTGCGGCGGGCGACGATCACCCCGACCCTGACCGATGCCACTCCCGGAGACATCTCGATGGCCCTCCCCGATCGGGTGGTGGTCAACCTGGTCGAGGGGTTGGAGCAACTCGACAACATCATCCCCGGCCTGACCACGGACAACACCCTGGTCTACGCCCCGGAGATCAAGTTCTACGACACCCGCTACCCGGTGACGCACGAGATGGAGACCGCTGTTCCCGGATTCTTCGTCGTCGGGGACGCCTCCGGCCACTCCCGCGGGATCGTCTACTCCG